The segment CCGCCGGGTGTGTATTGACGAACAACATCATCTCAGCCGGGAGAACTGATTCCGCGGCTTCGATTCCACGCAAACGCAACGCGCGGCTGAGCTCGGATTCTTTTTCCAGATCGGTCGCGATTGCGAACATCTGGTCAGGCGTCTTCAGTCCAAACAGCCGACTGCGGCCCAGAACTTCGTAGCCAATCCGCTGTTTTGAATTGCCAGAGATGTTGTAGATCGGCTGGAAGAAAGGAACGACGCCGTTCTTCAGCAGACGTTCGAATCGCTCTTCGGTGGTTTCTGGAATCGCAAGCTCCGCAGGGTTGCCGACGATCGTCTGTTCCGGCGCGCTGTCTTTACCGATGCAAGCCACGGTAAATGTTGACTGACCAAACTGAACGGTATCTCCATCCTTCAGCGTTGTTCTGGCACGAATTTTTGATCCGTTGACGAACGTTCCGTTGGTGCTGTTGAGGTCTTCGATTAACAACTGATTGCCTTCCTGAAGAAGCTCCGCATGCAATCCAGAAACATTGCGACAGTTCAGGCAAAGATCAAATCCTTCGCGGCGACCAATCCGAAACGGAGGTGTGATCGTGATGCGTGGTGGTATGCCCGCTTCAGGTTCTTTGGCGATGAGATACCAGGTCGATTCGGTGATTAGAAATGTTTGCATTTGACCGGACTTGTTACATGAGTTCTCGAATTCAATTGCGCGAAACTGAGGCCCGCGCAGCGAAGCATGGAGAAATCTAGGTCTCGCCAAATGCGAAGTCGGAAGCAAATCGTCGCAAACCGTCAGCTGTCCAGACGTCGATTCGTGGTCGTAGGGGCGGTGTCGGTCGTAATGAGTTTCTGTGGAGGACGCTCCCTCAGAAAGCCCTACAATCCGATCAACGGAATTAAGTACCACAGCCCAAGTGCCAGTAAAAATCCGACAACCGATACAACGGTCGAGATAACGGTCCAGGTCTGAAACGTTTGCTTCTCTGTCATCAGCATGTAGCGGCTGACCATCCAGAATCCACTGTCGTTGACGTGCGACACGGCTGACGCTCCTGCTGCAATCGCGACGACGACCAGTGCCAGTTGAGGTTGCGAAAGTCCTTCCGCCATGCCAGACATCAATCCACCAGCGGTCACCATCGCAACCGTGGCCGATCCTTGAGCGACTCGAACGAAAACCGCGAACAGATAGGCCAGCACGAGGACGTGAATGCCCCAGTTCTCACAGGCAATACTTAGCGCTTCGCTAACTCCGCTGGCGCCCATAATGCCTTTGAAGACTCCTCCGGCCCCCGTGATCAAAATGATGATCCCCGCCGGACCGAGCGATTTGGTCGTCACGTCCATCAATACGGACTTGTCATAGCCGCGGCCATAGCCGAGGTAAATCAGCGCCCCAAGCGTCGCCAACAGCAGCGCGATAATCGGATGTCCAAGAAACAAAAGCGTCTTGGTGATCGTGTTCGACTCTGAGATTTTGGTTTTGACGGCGCTCTCGTAAGCCGACTTTCTGGCCTTGGCGTTTGTTTGCTGTTCCGGTTCGAGTGACTCCACGATCGCCGCGCGTTCGATGTCCTTGGCAACATTCTCTTTGACGATCGTGCCGACCAGAATCAACAGGATTGGCAATCCGATCAGCACGAGAATCGACGTCAGGCTTGGCAAGCTTGCATCGTTCTCTGTCGCGGCGACTTCCGCATCGGCAATTTCTTCCGGCGGAGCAATGTAAAGTTTTTCGGCCATTCGTTTGGGAACCAGAATGCCACCGATGATTGCTGTGGGAAATCCTACGATGCATCCAAACAGAATCACCCAGCCCAGCCCCACGCCCATCTCGTAGGCCACCCAAACAGGTCCCGGCGTCGGCGGCACGAATGCGTGAGTCACCATTAAACCTGCCAGCAACGGTAGCCCAAACGCCAGAACGGACTTACCGGTCTTTCTGGACAGCGCGTAAAGAATCGGAGCAATGATGACCAGTGCCACGTCCAGGAAAACCGGAATCGAAATAATGAAACCGGTGACAACCATCGCCCACGACGCTCGCTTCTCTCCGAAAATTCGCAACAAAGATTTCGCCAGGCTCTGAGCTCCTCCGGAATGTTCAAGCAACGACCCGAAGATGGCTCCCAGCCCAATAATCGTGGCAATAAAGCCCAGGCTCGAACCCATGCCGGACTGAATCTGGCCGCCAATTGTGGCTAGCTCCAGCGTCCCCGCTCCATTGGTCAGTTCTTTCGATGACCCAATGGCCACGAACAGGCTGGCAAGGATCAACGCCAGAAAAGCCTGCATTCGGAGCTTGAGAATCAGAAACAGCAGCACGAAAACAGACAGCACCAACAGCGTCAGCAAATATGTGAGCGAAAGACTCTGGCTGGAATCCTGAAGGGCAACCAGAAACGTGGACAGTGGCATAGCGTTGGACTCCCGGAGCGATAGCGTTCCACACCATGTTACGTCGAATGAGTGCCCTTCGACAGCCTGCACCGGTTGAAAAACTGTCAATGCGGGTCGGGCATTGTTTCAGCCAACAGAAAGCCACGGTCGTCGAATCTGGCGGCGGAACACAACGTAAAAAGTCAGCCATCGCGCCAGCGACATCGAAATCATGCCGGCATGGTCAGGCTGGAAACAGTCTGATTTCACAACGATCAGACTCGGTCGATCACCCAGCCAAATTTTTGGCAAGCATGAAATTCTTCCTTCGAAGATTTGCAGTGAGAACAGAAAGTCACCGTCGGAATCGAGTGAACTGGCACGCCGTGTGCACGACTATCCTCTGACGCAACTTTCAGCGTCGATGACCAAACCGATAACTGGAGCAAATCATGAACTGGGACCAGATCAAAGGCAAATGGAAACAGGCGCG is part of the Mariniblastus fucicola genome and harbors:
- a CDS encoding GntP family permease, translating into MPLSTFLVALQDSSQSLSLTYLLTLLVLSVFVLLFLILKLRMQAFLALILASLFVAIGSSKELTNGAGTLELATIGGQIQSGMGSSLGFIATIIGLGAIFGSLLEHSGGAQSLAKSLLRIFGEKRASWAMVVTGFIISIPVFLDVALVIIAPILYALSRKTGKSVLAFGLPLLAGLMVTHAFVPPTPGPVWVAYEMGVGLGWVILFGCIVGFPTAIIGGILVPKRMAEKLYIAPPEEIADAEVAATENDASLPSLTSILVLIGLPILLILVGTIVKENVAKDIERAAIVESLEPEQQTNAKARKSAYESAVKTKISESNTITKTLLFLGHPIIALLLATLGALIYLGYGRGYDKSVLMDVTTKSLGPAGIIILITGAGGVFKGIMGASGVSEALSIACENWGIHVLVLAYLFAVFVRVAQGSATVAMVTAGGLMSGMAEGLSQPQLALVVVAIAAGASAVSHVNDSGFWMVSRYMLMTEKQTFQTWTVISTVVSVVGFLLALGLWYLIPLIGL